TGAAAATCTTATCCGATCCAAATAATTTAAGGGTGGGGTTGAGAGATAGTTGAGGTTTGTTCCCCATTTTACAGGAGTTCAACTCTCCCCGTCGGCTCCACCTAATGTTAAGGGGCTGCCAGCCTTTATCATGGATGGCAACCCCTTTCTTTTGCCCCAAAACATTTCCGCTTATAGTCCTATAAAATTTCCGAATTTCTTTAAAAACTGTTTGATATCCTGCAGCCTGGTTTGGATAATCCTGTAGATCTCTGCATCGTCGATATCCCAATAAATATGCACAAGTCTGTTTCTGAACCGCGCCATCTGTATTAGAGAGTTGGTAAATTCCGCATCGAAAACTCCTTTTTCCTCCATGACTCTGAAGGTATCGGCGTAGTCTTCGGGCGTGCGGAATCCGTTCTTGGAAATGATATGATTGCTTAGGTCTACCGCCCCTTCGATGGCCACAATGAGGTTGTATTTAGCGCTCGCCACCTTGTGCGGGTCGGCAGCGAACTCTTCCTCAGAGAGCTTTCTTAGGTCTTCCAACCTTTGAAGGGCAGAAAGCACTTCGGAGGTAATCTTTCTCACCTTGTCGGGGTTATATTCCAGATCCCATCGCCTCCTTGAGGTACATTTTCCGGAAAGGAGCGAAGTCGAAATAATTGCTCAGGGTCGCCTCCATAAAATCACAACGCAGGTCGTCATCAACCACAACGATCGGCTTTCCATGCTTGAGTACGTTGTACCGAAAGGAAAGAGGAGCGTTGTTCAAGACCCGAACCTCTACCGGGTACTTTTTCACCTCTTTGTCTAATTCCGCCTCCATTTCAAGTTCAACCTGAAGCGAAGGTGAAAAAGGAGGCTTCAGGTAGATGGCGATGTCAATATCTCTGAATCGATCGCCGGAGAAAAACGAACCATGTAAATAAGCAAAAAGAATATCCGGCCGGTTTTTGATATAGGCCGTGATGCGCTCTACAATGACTCTTTTCTCATCTGCGCGAATTTTATAATATCTATTTTCCATGGCAACTAAATATTAGCAAGTCGAACCCAAGATAGCAAGCCCCAAGAGGCAAGAAAAAATTTGGTTCCTTTCCCCTTCTATGCCCTTCTTCCTCCTGACCTCATTCTTATTCTTCTCTCACCGAGTCGCCAAGGCATTTCTTTTTCCCGGGGTACTAACCAAATAAAGTTTGAGATGTGGATATGGAATTCCTATTTTAACTCACGGGCAAAGACATGAGTGAAGGGGATTACCATCCCTTGCGGTAGAAAAGTGAAGGCAGAGATGACCAGAAAAC
This region of Deltaproteobacteria bacterium genomic DNA includes:
- a CDS encoding DUF86 domain-containing protein, with the protein product MRKITSEVLSALQRLEDLRKLSEEEFAADPHKVASAKYNLIVAIEGAVDLSNHIISKNGFRTPEDYADTFRVMEEKGVFDAEFTNSLIQMARFRNRLVHIYWDIDDAEIYRIIQTRLQDIKQFLKKFGNFIGL
- a CDS encoding nucleotidyltransferase domain-containing protein yields the protein MENRYYKIRADEKRVIVERITAYIKNRPDILFAYLHGSFFSGDRFRDIDIAIYLKPPFSPSLQVELEMEAELDKEVKKYPVEVRVLNNAPLSFRYNVLKHGKPIVVVDDDLRCDFMEATLSNYFDFAPFRKMYLKEAMGSGI